A stretch of the Jatrophihabitans sp. genome encodes the following:
- a CDS encoding acetoin utilization protein AcuC, with protein sequence MSSPTGIGSDCRTTLIWGQGYLGYDFGEHPLAPVRLDLTMSLARSLGVLDRLTVLEPAPAEESELLTVHGAGYLAAVRAAGDDPGYQGFGLGSSDNPVFPGMFEAAALIAGGSRLAALQVWSGAARHAMNIAGGLHHAMRDSAAGFCVFNDVVLAIRTLLAAGARRVAYVDIDVHHGDGVEAAFYDDPRVLTISMHQDPRTLYPGTGVATDVGSGPGEGTAVNLALPPGTSDDGWLRAFQAVVPGAVTAFGPDVLVTQCGCDTHHEDPLADLALTIEGQRAAYAALHRLAHQVADGRWLAMGGGGYGVLRCVPRTWTHLLAEMTGHPIDPRTEIPQSWSERLRRRGVTAALPQLMGEGREPQPQPWAPGGETWLDRSIWATRHASFPLLGLDPEDPRD encoded by the coding sequence ATGAGCTCGCCAACCGGGATCGGATCGGACTGCCGGACCACCCTGATCTGGGGGCAGGGCTACCTGGGATATGACTTCGGCGAGCACCCGCTGGCGCCGGTCCGGCTGGACCTGACGATGTCACTGGCCCGCAGCCTGGGCGTGCTGGACCGGCTGACGGTGCTGGAACCGGCTCCGGCCGAGGAGTCCGAGCTGCTGACGGTGCACGGCGCCGGCTACCTTGCCGCGGTCCGTGCCGCCGGCGATGACCCGGGCTACCAGGGCTTCGGCCTCGGCAGCTCGGACAACCCGGTTTTCCCGGGCATGTTCGAGGCTGCCGCGCTGATCGCCGGCGGCTCCCGGCTGGCGGCGTTGCAGGTGTGGAGCGGCGCCGCCCGGCACGCGATGAACATCGCCGGCGGCCTGCACCACGCGATGCGCGACTCGGCCGCCGGTTTCTGCGTCTTCAACGACGTGGTGCTGGCGATCCGGACGCTGCTGGCCGCAGGCGCCCGACGGGTGGCCTATGTCGACATCGACGTCCATCACGGCGACGGCGTCGAGGCGGCCTTCTACGACGACCCGCGGGTGCTGACCATCTCGATGCACCAGGATCCCCGCACCCTGTACCCGGGAACCGGGGTGGCCACTGACGTCGGTAGCGGCCCGGGTGAGGGCACCGCGGTCAACCTGGCCCTGCCGCCGGGCACGTCCGACGACGGTTGGCTGCGGGCCTTTCAGGCGGTGGTGCCGGGGGCGGTGACGGCCTTCGGCCCGGACGTGCTGGTGACCCAGTGCGGTTGCGACACCCATCACGAGGACCCGCTGGCCGACCTGGCGCTGACCATCGAGGGCCAGCGGGCCGCCTACGCGGCGCTGCACCGGCTCGCGCACCAGGTCGCCGATGGCCGGTGGCTGGCCATGGGAGGCGGCGGCTACGGGGTGCTGCGCTGCGTGCCACGTACCTGGACCCACCTGCTGGCCGAGATGACCGGCCACCCGATCGACCCCCGGACCGAGATCCCGCAGTCCTGGTCGGAGCGACTGCGCCGCCGCGGGGTGACCGCCGCGCTGCCCCAGCTGATGGGTGAGGGCCGCGAGCCGCAACCGCAGCCGTGGGCCCCGGGCGGTGAGACCTGGCTGGACCGCTCGATCTGGGCCACCCGCCACGCCAGCTTCCCGCTGCTGGGCCTGGATCCGGAGGATCCCCGTGACTGA